A single Comamonas sp. NLF-1-9 DNA region contains:
- a CDS encoding methyl-accepting chemotaxis protein, whose amino-acid sequence MWNQLRITQRFLLVLCGCWLSGAAIIAVSYWGLAAARDSLKAVHEHAMALALEAADAADLTVQNRLQVLLAFQHAGDSPLAALHDHPLGQHLDAVKANRAVVAQKVQRLEDAAASARERALAQKLQAARLAWVAQLDKATAALAQEDFSAPVMQAFLAAGRGEGEALIAAAHEFRAEQVAQADAAYQGAESRYRSGLLVFALAALLLGLPASLLGLLLLSRLLSGFRAANAAAAAIAANDLTQPISVQGRDEIAAMLGQMETMRSKLNRMIGQVRDGAQAIAGASVQVAAGTTDLSARTEQQASALEQTASSTEELSGTVQHNADSAAQANQLAAHATSVAQRGGRVVGQVVQTMEEINASSRKIADIIGVIDSIAFQTNILALNAAVEAARAGEQGRGFAVVASEVRSLAQRSAEAAREIKDLITASVAKVDVGSEQVAQAGATMQEIVEGIERVADIVDEIAVASREQSQGLAQINQAVAHLDGVTQQNAALVEQTSAASGALQDQARQLASMAAQFQLQHSGQAPAAGAPRIAQA is encoded by the coding sequence ATGTGGAACCAACTGCGCATCACCCAACGATTTCTTCTGGTCCTGTGCGGCTGCTGGCTCTCGGGCGCGGCCATCATCGCCGTGAGCTACTGGGGCCTTGCGGCGGCGCGCGACAGCCTCAAGGCGGTGCATGAACACGCGATGGCGCTGGCGCTGGAAGCGGCCGACGCGGCCGATCTCACGGTGCAAAACCGCCTGCAGGTGCTGCTGGCCTTCCAGCATGCGGGCGACAGCCCGCTGGCCGCGCTGCACGACCATCCGCTGGGCCAGCACCTGGACGCGGTCAAGGCCAACCGTGCGGTGGTTGCGCAAAAAGTGCAGCGCCTGGAGGACGCCGCTGCCTCAGCGCGCGAGAGGGCGCTGGCGCAGAAGCTGCAGGCCGCGCGCCTTGCCTGGGTTGCGCAACTGGACAAGGCCACTGCGGCGCTGGCGCAGGAGGATTTTTCTGCACCGGTGATGCAGGCCTTTCTTGCCGCCGGTCGCGGCGAAGGCGAGGCGTTGATCGCGGCGGCGCACGAGTTTCGCGCCGAGCAGGTCGCCCAGGCCGACGCCGCCTACCAGGGCGCCGAGAGCCGCTATCGCAGCGGCCTGCTGGTATTTGCGCTGGCGGCGCTGCTGCTGGGCCTGCCGGCTTCGCTGCTGGGCCTGTTGCTGCTGTCGCGCCTGCTCAGCGGCTTTCGCGCGGCCAATGCCGCCGCGGCGGCGATCGCGGCAAACGACCTGACCCAACCCATCAGCGTGCAGGGGCGCGACGAGATCGCGGCCATGCTCGGCCAGATGGAGACCATGCGCAGCAAGCTCAACCGCATGATCGGCCAGGTGCGCGATGGCGCCCAGGCGATTGCCGGCGCCTCGGTGCAAGTGGCGGCCGGCACCACCGACCTGTCGGCGCGCACCGAACAGCAGGCCAGCGCGCTGGAGCAGACCGCGTCTTCCACCGAAGAGCTCTCGGGCACGGTGCAGCACAACGCCGACAGCGCCGCCCAGGCCAATCAGCTCGCCGCCCACGCCACCAGCGTCGCCCAGCGCGGCGGGCGCGTGGTCGGGCAGGTGGTGCAGACCATGGAGGAGATCAATGCTTCCTCGCGCAAGATCGCGGACATCATCGGCGTGATCGACTCCATCGCCTTCCAGACCAACATCCTCGCGCTCAACGCCGCGGTCGAGGCGGCGCGCGCGGGCGAACAGGGGCGCGGCTTTGCCGTCGTCGCCAGCGAAGTGCGCTCGCTCGCGCAGCGCAGCGCCGAGGCCGCGCGCGAGATCAAGGACTTGATCACCGCCTCGGTCGCCAAGGTGGACGTGGGCAGCGAGCAGGTCGCGCAGGCCGGCGCCACGATGCAGGAAATCGTCGAGGGCATAGAGCGCGTGGCCGACATCGTCGACGAGATTGCCGTGGCCAGCCGTGAGCAATCGCAGGGTCTGGCGCAGATCAACCAGGCGGTTGCCCATCTGGACGGCGTGACGCAGCAGAACGCCGCGCTGGTCGAGCAGACCTCGGCGGCCTCGGGTGCGCTGCAAGACCAGGCGCGCCAACTCGCCAGCATGGCGGCGCAGTTCCAACTGCAGCACTCGGGCCAGGCGCCCGCCGCCGGCGCGCCGCGCATCGCGCAAGCTTGA
- a CDS encoding CTP synthase: MTKFVFVTGGVVSSLGKGIASASLAAILESRGLKVTLVKLDPYINVDPGTMSPFQHGEVFVTDDGAETDLDLGHYERFIETRMRQANNFTTGRIYQSVLEKERRGDYLGKTVQVIPHITNEIQEFIKRGAGLGTSEAVDVAICEIGGTVGDIESLPFLEAARQFALKLGPNNTAFVHLTYLPWIATAGELKTKPTQHTVQKLREIGIQPDALLCRAQHAVPTEEREKISLFTNVPEWGVISMWDVDTIYKVPRMLHEQGLDGLICDKLRLNTRPASLQRWDDLVHECENPQGEVHVAMVGKYVELTDAYKSVNEALKHAGMHNHVRVHITHLDSETISDANAQARLGQFDAILVPGGFGSRGIEGKISTARYAREHQLPYLGICLGMQVATIEYARHVAGLANANSTEFDPATPHPVIALITEWQDQDGSVKQRNEHSDLGGTMRLGAQSSDVQPGTLAHRIYGDVVTERHRHRYEANVQYLDRLRAAGLVISALTQREQLTEIVELAQKVHPFFIGVQFHPEFKSAPWSGHPLFNAFIAAAVAHAKGRQA; the protein is encoded by the coding sequence ATGACCAAATTCGTCTTTGTCACCGGCGGTGTGGTGTCTTCCCTGGGCAAGGGGATCGCCTCTGCCTCGCTGGCCGCGATCCTGGAGTCGCGAGGCCTGAAGGTCACCCTCGTCAAGCTCGACCCTTACATCAACGTCGATCCGGGCACGATGAGCCCGTTTCAGCACGGCGAGGTCTTCGTCACCGACGACGGCGCCGAGACCGACCTGGACCTGGGCCACTATGAGCGCTTCATCGAAACGCGCATGCGCCAGGCGAACAACTTCACCACCGGGCGCATCTACCAGAGCGTGCTCGAAAAAGAGCGCCGCGGCGACTACCTGGGCAAGACGGTGCAGGTGATTCCGCACATCACCAATGAGATCCAGGAATTCATCAAGCGCGGCGCGGGCCTGGGCACGAGCGAAGCGGTCGACGTGGCAATCTGCGAGATCGGCGGCACCGTGGGCGACATCGAGTCGCTGCCCTTCCTGGAAGCCGCGCGCCAGTTCGCGCTCAAGCTCGGGCCGAACAACACCGCCTTCGTACACCTGACCTACCTGCCCTGGATCGCCACGGCCGGCGAACTCAAGACCAAGCCGACCCAGCACACGGTGCAGAAACTGCGCGAGATCGGTATCCAGCCCGATGCGCTGCTGTGCCGCGCGCAGCACGCAGTGCCCACCGAAGAGCGCGAGAAGATCTCGCTCTTTACCAACGTGCCTGAATGGGGCGTGATCAGCATGTGGGACGTGGACACCATCTACAAGGTGCCGCGCATGCTGCACGAGCAAGGGCTCGACGGCCTGATCTGCGACAAGCTGCGCCTGAACACGCGCCCGGCCAGCCTGCAGCGCTGGGACGACCTGGTGCACGAATGCGAAAACCCCCAGGGCGAAGTGCACGTGGCCATGGTAGGCAAGTACGTCGAGCTGACCGACGCCTACAAGTCGGTGAACGAGGCGCTCAAGCACGCCGGCATGCACAACCATGTGCGCGTGCACATCACCCATCTGGATTCGGAGACCATCAGCGACGCCAACGCCCAGGCGCGGCTGGGGCAGTTCGACGCCATCCTGGTACCTGGCGGCTTTGGCTCGCGCGGCATCGAGGGCAAGATATCCACCGCCCGCTACGCGCGCGAGCACCAGTTGCCCTACCTGGGCATTTGCCTGGGCATGCAGGTCGCGACCATCGAGTACGCACGCCACGTGGCCGGCCTTGCCAATGCCAACTCGACCGAGTTCGACCCCGCAACGCCCCACCCGGTCATCGCCCTGATCACCGAATGGCAAGACCAGGACGGCAGCGTCAAGCAGCGCAACGAACACTCCGACCTGGGCGGCACCATGCGCCTGGGCGCGCAGTCTTCGGACGTGCAGCCTGGCACGCTCGCGCACCGCATCTACGGCGACGTGGTGACCGAGCGCCACCGCCACCGCTACGAAGCAAACGTGCAGTATCTGGACCGGCTGCGTGCGGCGGGCCTGGTGATCTCCGCCCTGACCCAGCGCGAGCAGCTGACCGAGATCGTCGAGTTGGCGCAGAAGGTGCACCCCTTCTTCATCGGCGTGCAATTTCACCCCGAATTCAAGTCCGCGCCCTGGAGCGGCCACCCGCTGTTCAACGCCTTCATCGCCGCAGCCGTGGCGCACGCCAAGGGCAGGCAGGCATGA
- the kdsA gene encoding 3-deoxy-8-phosphooctulonate synthase has protein sequence MKLCGFDIGLDRPFFLIAGPCVVESEQLQLDVAGQLKEICQGLGVPFIFKSSFDKANRSSGESFRGPGMEKGLEILAKVKTQIGVPVLTDVHTEAEVPHVAAVVDVLQTPAFLCRQTDFIRACAQSGKPVNIKKGQFLAPHDMKNVIAKARAAAREKGLDEDSFMACERGASFGYNNLVSDMRSLAILRETGAPVVFDATHSVQLPGGMGTSSGGQREMVPVLARAAVAVGVAGLFMETHPDPAHALSDGPNAVPLKHMRALLESLTELDAATKRRPFLENDFGV, from the coding sequence ATGAAGCTCTGCGGTTTTGACATCGGGCTCGATCGCCCCTTCTTTCTGATCGCCGGCCCCTGCGTGGTCGAGAGCGAGCAACTGCAGCTGGACGTGGCCGGGCAGCTCAAGGAGATCTGCCAGGGCCTTGGCGTGCCCTTCATCTTCAAGAGCAGTTTCGACAAGGCCAACCGCTCCTCGGGCGAGAGCTTTCGCGGGCCGGGCATGGAAAAAGGCCTGGAGATTCTGGCCAAGGTGAAAACGCAGATCGGCGTGCCGGTACTCACCGACGTACACACCGAGGCCGAGGTGCCGCACGTGGCCGCCGTGGTGGACGTGCTGCAGACGCCGGCCTTCCTGTGCCGCCAGACCGACTTCATCCGCGCCTGCGCGCAGTCGGGCAAACCGGTGAACATCAAGAAGGGCCAGTTTCTCGCGCCGCACGACATGAAGAACGTCATCGCCAAGGCCCGGGCCGCCGCGCGCGAAAAAGGGCTGGACGAAGACAGCTTCATGGCCTGTGAGCGCGGCGCGAGCTTTGGCTACAACAACCTGGTGAGCGACATGAGGAGCCTGGCCATCCTGCGCGAAACCGGTGCGCCCGTGGTGTTCGATGCCACGCACAGCGTGCAACTGCCCGGCGGCATGGGCACGAGCAGCGGCGGCCAGCGCGAAATGGTGCCGGTGCTGGCGCGCGCGGCCGTGGCCGTGGGCGTGGCCGGCCTGTTCATGGAAACCCACCCCGACCCGGCGCATGCGCTCTCCGACGGGCCCAACGCCGTGCCGCTCAAGCACATGCGCGCGCTGCTCGAATCGCTCACCGAACTCGACGCGGCCACCAAGCGCCGCCCCTTTCTTGAAAACGACTTTGGAGTCTGA
- a CDS encoding DUF1330 domain-containing protein has product MPCGYIIASVDITNPEAYDVYKKLSTEAIRVHGAEVLVRGGAVHTLEGDWDPGRTVVLKFPSVEAAKTYWDSPEYRAARAAREGACTMRMVVVEGA; this is encoded by the coding sequence ATGCCCTGTGGCTACATCATCGCGTCGGTGGACATCACCAACCCCGAGGCCTACGACGTCTACAAGAAGCTCAGCACCGAGGCCATCCGCGTGCATGGCGCCGAGGTGCTGGTGCGCGGCGGTGCGGTGCACACCCTGGAGGGCGACTGGGATCCGGGGCGCACGGTGGTGCTGAAGTTTCCCAGCGTCGAGGCGGCCAAGACCTACTGGGATTCGCCCGAATACCGCGCCGCGCGCGCGGCGCGCGAAGGCGCCTGCACCATGCGCATGGTCGTGGTTGAAGGCGCCTGA
- the eno gene encoding phosphopyruvate hydratase, protein MSAIVDIVGREVLDSRGNPTVECDVLLESGVMGRAAVPSGASTGSREAIELRDGDKSRYGGKGVLKAVHHINTEISEAVLGLDASEQAFLDKTLIDLDGTENKARLGANALLAVSMAVARAAAEEAGLPLYRYFGGMGGCQLPVPMMNVINGGAHANNGLDIQEFMIIPVGADSFREALRWGAEVFHALKKIIADKGLSTAVGDEGGFAPRVENHEAAIGLILQAIEAAGYTAGEKIALGLDCASSEFYKDGQYVLEGEGGLKLDAQQWSDMLATWVDKYPIISIEDGMAEGDWDGWKLLTERLGENVQLVGDDLFVTNTKILKEGIAKGVANSILIKINQIGTLTETFAAIEMAKRAGYTAVVSHRSGETEDSTIADIAVGLNAGQIKTGSLSRSDRIAKYNQLLRIEEDLGDVAEYPGRAAFYNLR, encoded by the coding sequence ATGAGTGCCATCGTTGACATCGTAGGCCGCGAAGTGCTGGACAGCCGCGGCAACCCCACCGTCGAATGCGACGTGCTGCTCGAATCGGGCGTGATGGGGCGCGCAGCCGTACCCTCGGGCGCCTCCACCGGCTCGCGCGAGGCCATCGAGCTGCGCGACGGCGACAAGAGCCGCTACGGCGGCAAGGGCGTGCTCAAGGCGGTGCACCATATCAACACCGAAATCTCCGAAGCGGTGCTGGGGCTGGACGCTTCCGAGCAGGCCTTTCTGGACAAGACCCTGATCGATCTGGACGGCACCGAAAACAAGGCCCGCCTGGGCGCCAACGCCTTGCTGGCCGTCTCCATGGCCGTGGCGCGCGCCGCGGCTGAAGAAGCCGGCCTGCCGCTGTACCGCTACTTCGGCGGCATGGGCGGCTGCCAGTTGCCGGTGCCGATGATGAACGTGATCAACGGCGGCGCGCACGCCAACAACGGGCTGGACATTCAAGAGTTCATGATCATCCCCGTAGGCGCCGACAGCTTTCGCGAAGCGCTGCGCTGGGGCGCCGAGGTGTTCCATGCGCTCAAGAAGATCATTGCCGACAAGGGCCTGAGCACGGCCGTGGGCGACGAAGGCGGCTTTGCCCCCCGCGTGGAAAACCACGAGGCCGCGATCGGGCTCATCCTGCAGGCGATCGAGGCCGCAGGCTACACCGCGGGCGAGAAGATTGCGCTCGGCCTGGACTGCGCCTCCAGCGAGTTCTACAAGGACGGGCAGTACGTGCTGGAGGGCGAAGGCGGCCTGAAACTCGATGCCCAGCAGTGGAGCGACATGCTCGCTACCTGGGTGGACAAATACCCCATCATCAGCATCGAGGACGGCATGGCCGAGGGCGACTGGGACGGCTGGAAGCTGCTGACCGAGCGCCTGGGCGAGAACGTGCAGCTCGTGGGTGACGACCTGTTCGTCACAAACACCAAAATCCTCAAGGAAGGCATCGCCAAGGGCGTGGCCAACTCCATCCTGATCAAGATCAACCAGATCGGCACGCTCACCGAAACCTTCGCCGCGATCGAGATGGCCAAGCGCGCGGGCTACACCGCCGTAGTCAGCCACCGCTCGGGCGAGACCGAGGACAGCACCATCGCCGACATCGCCGTCGGCCTGAACGCCGGGCAGATCAAGACCGGCTCCTTGAGCCGCAGTGATCGCATCGCCAAGTACAACCAGTTGCTGCGCATCGAGGAAGACCTGGGCGACGTGGCCGAATACCCGGGCCGCGCGGCGTTCTACAACCTGCGCTGA
- the ftsB gene encoding cell division protein FtsB — MGSRTVALLLLLLLLLIHVQLWSGRGNLSEVASMRAELRQQQEANARARAANELLQAEVQDLRQGLDIVEEKARSELGMVKPGEVYVEVVPERRPRR; from the coding sequence TTGGGCTCGCGCACCGTCGCCCTGCTGCTGCTGCTCCTGCTGCTGCTCATTCACGTGCAGCTCTGGAGCGGGCGCGGCAACCTGAGCGAAGTGGCGAGCATGCGCGCCGAGCTGCGTCAGCAGCAAGAGGCCAACGCCCGCGCGCGCGCAGCCAATGAGCTGCTGCAGGCCGAAGTGCAAGACCTGCGCCAGGGCCTGGATATCGTCGAAGAAAAGGCGCGCAGCGAACTGGGCATGGTCAAGCCCGGCGAGGTCTACGTCGAGGTCGTGCCCGAGCGCCGCCCGCGCCGCTGA
- a CDS encoding LysR family transcriptional regulator: MDSLDLIQIFREVARRGSFSATAAAQGVSPASVSKAVARLEERFGLRLFNRTTRKVSLTDAGQLLFERSSALLELIDLTTGELHERATRPSGRLALAMPYGLVDSDLPAMLADFLQRYPDVQLDMHVTDRVVDLADEGVDLAFRVGPIQDEALIVRRLLPLDYVAAATPGYWSRHGRPREPRDLLTHAQLAHGPSGRVLHWMFEVKGAPLELSLQPRVHASLQSALIALALQGLGVMWAPRRSLARWLDSGELEGLLAEFSPSNVWLHAAYMQRRHNSAALRALLAHLDAFVRAFEQGQGAEPAHHGASAAALAPDAARPQRRGRRSGTTST, from the coding sequence ATGGATTCCCTGGACCTGATACAGATTTTTCGCGAAGTCGCGCGCCGCGGCAGCTTTTCGGCCACGGCGGCGGCGCAAGGGGTGTCGCCCGCCAGCGTGAGCAAGGCGGTGGCGCGGCTGGAAGAGCGTTTTGGCCTGCGGCTGTTCAACCGCACCACGCGCAAGGTGTCGCTCACCGACGCGGGTCAACTGCTGTTCGAGCGCAGCAGCGCGCTGCTCGAGCTGATCGATCTGACCACCGGCGAGCTGCACGAGCGCGCCACCCGCCCCAGCGGCCGTCTGGCGCTGGCAATGCCCTACGGCCTGGTGGATTCCGACCTGCCGGCGATGCTCGCAGACTTCCTGCAGCGCTACCCCGACGTGCAGCTCGACATGCATGTGACCGACCGCGTCGTCGATCTGGCCGACGAGGGCGTGGACCTGGCCTTTCGCGTCGGGCCAATCCAGGACGAGGCGCTGATCGTGCGCCGTCTCTTGCCGCTGGACTACGTTGCGGCCGCCACGCCTGGCTACTGGAGCCGGCACGGCCGGCCCAGGGAGCCGCGCGACTTGCTCACGCATGCGCAACTTGCACACGGCCCGAGCGGGCGCGTGCTGCACTGGATGTTTGAGGTCAAGGGCGCGCCGCTGGAGCTGAGCCTGCAGCCGCGCGTGCACGCCAGTCTGCAGTCGGCATTGATCGCGCTGGCGCTGCAAGGCCTGGGCGTGATGTGGGCGCCGCGCCGTTCGCTTGCGCGCTGGCTGGACAGCGGCGAACTCGAAGGGCTGCTCGCGGAGTTTTCACCGTCCAATGTCTGGCTGCACGCCGCCTACATGCAGCGGCGCCACAACAGCGCGGCGCTGCGCGCCTTGCTCGCGCATCTGGATGCGTTTGTGCGGGCGTTTGAGCAAGGGCAAGGCGCGGAGCCCGCGCACCATGGCGCATCTGCTGCTGCGCTGGCGCCTGATGCCGCCCGGCCTCAGCGGCGCGGGCGGCGCTCGGGCACGACCTCGACGTAG
- a CDS encoding methyl-accepting chemotaxis protein — protein sequence MNLSQWKVRTRLTVGFGAVCLLLLVCIATGVLALRSTTQGLDDVVGEAMPTISASNQLLTETNTIAIALRNIMISTNKEDREAQIKLIEQARSSTDTWLAQLEPVMRTDQERALMDKMKAERAAYFKGEQALRDLVFNDTAAAARNFLNDELRPVLASYKSAIQAVITAETGAATEQGQRARAGASQAVTLLLALGLAALALALALGWLIARSLLRELGGEPAVAAQLATAVAQGDFTRDMAVREGDSASLIAQLAAMKDRLAAVVGQVRASSDGVAVAASEIAQGNQDLSARTESQASALEQTAASMEELGATVRQNADSASQANQLARNASEVAVRGGGAVDQMVQTMRGIHESSTRIADIIGVIDGIAFQTNILALNAAVEAARAGEQGRGFAVVAGEVRSLAGRSAEAAKEIKRLIQESVERVDQGSRLADQAGATMGEVVQSIQRVTDIVAEISAASSEQAGGVAQVGEAITQMDQTTQQNAALVEQMAAAAASLRGQAQQLVQAVAVFKLAAGADVRPAPAPRAAPVPVPAPQPAQATAAGPRKQVAAASSRSAPRLAHAQAPAPAAAGASEGEWESF from the coding sequence ATGAATCTGTCTCAGTGGAAAGTTCGCACGCGTCTGACCGTCGGCTTCGGCGCCGTCTGCCTCTTGCTGCTCGTGTGCATCGCCACCGGGGTGCTGGCGCTGCGCAGCACCACCCAGGGCCTGGACGACGTGGTGGGCGAGGCCATGCCCACGATCTCGGCCTCCAATCAGTTGCTGACCGAAACCAACACCATCGCGATTGCGCTGCGCAACATCATGATCAGCACCAACAAGGAGGACCGCGAGGCCCAGATCAAGCTGATCGAGCAGGCGCGCAGCAGCACCGACACCTGGCTCGCGCAGCTCGAGCCCGTCATGCGCACCGACCAGGAGCGCGCGCTGATGGACAAGATGAAGGCCGAGCGCGCGGCGTATTTCAAGGGTGAGCAGGCGCTGCGCGACCTGGTCTTCAACGACACCGCTGCGGCAGCGCGCAACTTCCTCAACGACGAGCTGCGCCCGGTGCTTGCAAGCTACAAGAGCGCCATCCAGGCCGTGATCACCGCCGAGACCGGCGCCGCGACCGAGCAGGGTCAGCGCGCGCGCGCGGGGGCAAGCCAGGCGGTCACGCTGCTGCTCGCTCTGGGCCTCGCCGCGCTGGCACTGGCGCTGGCGCTGGGCTGGCTGATCGCGCGCAGCCTGCTGCGCGAGCTCGGCGGCGAGCCGGCCGTGGCGGCGCAACTGGCCACCGCCGTGGCGCAGGGCGACTTCACTCGCGACATGGCGGTGCGCGAGGGCGACAGTGCCAGCCTGATCGCGCAGCTTGCGGCCATGAAGGACAGACTTGCCGCAGTGGTCGGCCAGGTGCGCGCCAGCTCGGACGGCGTGGCGGTGGCCGCGAGCGAAATCGCCCAGGGCAACCAGGACTTGTCGGCGCGCACCGAAAGCCAGGCAAGCGCGCTGGAGCAGACCGCCGCCTCGATGGAAGAGCTTGGCGCCACGGTGCGCCAGAACGCCGACAGCGCCAGCCAGGCCAACCAGCTGGCGCGCAATGCCTCGGAAGTGGCGGTGCGCGGCGGCGGCGCGGTAGACCAGATGGTGCAGACCATGCGGGGCATACACGAGAGCTCCACGCGCATTGCCGACATCATCGGGGTGATAGACGGCATTGCGTTTCAGACCAACATCCTCGCGCTCAATGCGGCCGTGGAGGCCGCGCGCGCCGGCGAGCAGGGCCGGGGCTTTGCCGTGGTGGCCGGCGAAGTGCGCTCGCTGGCCGGGCGCTCGGCCGAGGCGGCCAAGGAAATCAAGCGCCTGATCCAGGAAAGCGTGGAGCGCGTGGACCAGGGCAGCCGCCTGGCCGACCAGGCCGGCGCCACGATGGGCGAGGTGGTGCAAAGCATCCAGCGCGTCACCGACATCGTGGCCGAGATCAGCGCAGCCAGCAGCGAGCAGGCCGGCGGCGTGGCGCAGGTGGGCGAGGCCATCACGCAGATGGACCAGACCACGCAGCAAAACGCCGCGCTGGTCGAGCAGATGGCCGCAGCCGCTGCCAGCCTGCGCGGCCAGGCGCAGCAACTGGTGCAGGCGGTGGCGGTGTTCAAGCTGGCCGCCGGCGCCGATGTCCGGCCGGCGCCCGCCCCGCGCGCCGCGCCGGTGCCCGTGCCCGCACCGCAGCCAGCGCAGGCGACGGCTGCCGGCCCGCGCAAGCAGGTGGCGGCCGCCAGCAGCCGCAGCGCGCCGCGCCTGGCACATGCCCAGGCGCCCGCACCGGCTGCGGCCGGCGCCAGCGAAGGGGAGTGGGAGTCGTTCTGA
- a CDS encoding Hsp33 family molecular chaperone HslO, translating to MSELQRFLFDGLPVRGAIVRLDDAWRELLARRAANTETGAYPGAVARLLGEMLAGAALMHAHVKYDGTLILQIAGDGPVRLAVAQVDSSLQLRATASVAAPVADDAQLAELVNGGGAGRCAITLDPRQRAPGQQPYQGIVALADDAGKPFAELGQGLQHYMQRSEQLPTVLVLAANQEVAAGLLVQRMPLSGEGNLGERELPPDLDFERIATLAASLRREELLTLAPAEVLRRLFWQERLMAFAPLTGAQGPRFACTCSRERVAEMLRGLGEPEVNSIIEERGEVEVGCEYCGRQYRFDAIDAQQLFTAAGKQPPPPSRVQ from the coding sequence GTGTCCGAACTCCAACGCTTCCTCTTTGACGGCCTGCCGGTGCGCGGCGCCATCGTGCGTCTGGACGACGCCTGGCGCGAGCTGCTCGCGCGCCGCGCGGCCAACACCGAAACCGGCGCCTACCCCGGCGCCGTCGCCCGGTTGCTGGGCGAGATGCTGGCCGGCGCGGCGCTGATGCACGCCCACGTCAAGTACGACGGCACGCTCATCCTGCAGATCGCCGGCGACGGCCCGGTGCGCCTGGCGGTGGCGCAGGTGGACAGCAGCCTGCAGTTGCGCGCGACCGCCTCGGTCGCGGCGCCGGTGGCGGACGACGCGCAGCTTGCCGAGCTGGTCAATGGCGGCGGCGCCGGGCGCTGCGCGATCACGCTGGACCCGCGCCAGCGTGCGCCCGGCCAGCAGCCCTACCAGGGCATCGTCGCGCTGGCCGACGATGCAGGCAAGCCTTTTGCCGAGCTCGGCCAGGGCTTGCAGCACTACATGCAGCGCTCCGAGCAGTTGCCCACGGTGCTGGTGCTCGCCGCCAATCAAGAGGTGGCGGCGGGCCTGCTGGTGCAGCGCATGCCCTTGAGCGGCGAAGGCAATCTGGGCGAGCGCGAATTGCCGCCCGACCTGGACTTTGAGCGCATTGCGACGCTGGCGGCCAGCTTGCGCCGCGAAGAACTGCTGACGCTCGCGCCCGCCGAGGTGTTGCGGCGCCTGTTCTGGCAGGAACGCCTGATGGCGTTTGCGCCGCTCACCGGCGCGCAAGGGCCGCGCTTTGCCTGTACCTGCTCGCGCGAGCGCGTGGCCGAGATGCTGCGCGGCCTGGGCGAGCCTGAGGTGAACTCCATCATTGAAGAGCGCGGCGAGGTCGAGGTGGGCTGCGAATACTGCGGACGCCAATACCGCTTTGACGCGATCGACGCGCAGCAGCTCTTCACGGCAGCCGGCAAGCAGCCGCCGCCGCCTTCGCGCGTGCAATAG
- a CDS encoding gamma carbonic anhydrase family protein — protein MAIYALDGLAPQVAATSWVADSAQVMGGVTLQEDSSIWFGAVVRGDTAHITVGAGSNVQDASVLHADEGMPLTIGRDVTIGHMVMLHGCTIGDESLIGIGAVVLNGAKIGKNCLVGAGALVTEGKEFPDGSMIIGSPARVVRTLSVEQIEGLRWSARHYQDNARRFRAGLKRLD, from the coding sequence ATGGCGATCTATGCACTCGACGGTCTGGCGCCGCAGGTGGCGGCAACGAGCTGGGTGGCCGACAGCGCCCAGGTCATGGGCGGCGTGACGCTGCAAGAGGACAGCAGCATCTGGTTCGGCGCCGTGGTGCGCGGCGACACCGCCCACATCACCGTGGGCGCAGGCAGCAACGTGCAGGACGCCAGCGTGCTGCATGCCGACGAAGGCATGCCGCTGACCATAGGGCGCGACGTGACCATAGGCCACATGGTGATGCTGCACGGCTGCACCATAGGCGACGAATCGCTGATCGGCATAGGCGCGGTGGTGCTCAACGGCGCGAAGATCGGCAAGAACTGCCTGGTGGGCGCGGGCGCCCTGGTCACCGAAGGCAAGGAGTTTCCCGACGGCTCGATGATCATAGGTTCGCCCGCGCGCGTGGTGCGCACGCTCAGCGTCGAGCAGATTGAGGGCTTGCGCTGGAGCGCGCGCCATTACCAGGACAATGCGCGGCGTTTTCGCGCCGGGCTCAAGCGCCTGGATTGA